Within Seriola aureovittata isolate HTS-2021-v1 ecotype China chromosome 12, ASM2101889v1, whole genome shotgun sequence, the genomic segment TGCCAAAGATCGAGACCTAAAACACCAATGCTATCGAACTTGTAGATGTTTGAATCAGCACTGTATTCAGGATTGTCAATCTCAGGATGCACCCATGCTCCTTTGTAGTTGGGGTTGTCGATCTGTTTGGGTTTCCATTCTCCCTGTAATAGAGACACTATTTATCATGCTGCAAAGACTTTAGCAGTGAATGCATTTCTCAGACAAAAGAGATCACACAAATCATAAACTCTAGACAAGTCTATCCTACTTTGACCTACCTTGTATTCTGGGTTGGGGATCATGGGTGGCTCCCACTCGCCGTCCATATCCTCATCCCAGTCTTCAGGTTTTTTAGCATCAGGGTCTGGAATGTTTTCAGGTTTGTCCCAGTCCTAGAAAGAGGAACGAATAATCCTAAAATGGACGTTGACCTAACAGAattgtgaatttaattttagTTCTTTAAAGCCCAGGGCTGCTGTGGAAATCTGGGAgggaaataaatggaaaacactCCTCATATCAGCACTTTCCACAGATGTAACAGCCCATTTAGTCAATGCAAAGCAGGGCAGAGCTTATTTACTTAACTTTATCAGTAAGATTGCTTACCTCAGGTCTGGTATCATCAGCATCGTCAATCTTGGCACGATCATCCCAGTCCTCTGGCTTCTTGGCTTCGGGGTCCTTAATTTTCTTAGGAGGCAGGAAGTCCCAGTCCTCCTCCAGGCTGCCAGATTCTACCTTCTCGTTGTCAATCTTCACCTCATAGGTCTGATCTGGATTCAGGATCAGCGTGTACAGGTGGCTCAGCTCATCATCCTAGAAGAAATCAAGGTGTTTGGATTTAGCCACTGATGCAGAAGTGgtgcatgtttgtattttataataaatatcttcttttttttttcaaatttaaaaatagaaacttTGCACCTACCTTGCACTTAATCTCTTTCTTAATGAGGTGATTCTTTCCCTTGTAATTGAAGATGACATGGACTTTCTTGGTGCTGTAGCCACAGATATCAGGACCTAGGTgaaacaaatttaattaaaacatgttcCCAAGCCTGTTATTGTAACCATTCACTAATGTGCATTTCTGTGAACATCATCACTTACCAAACATAATGTAGTATGAGGATTCTCCATGCATTTCAGCCTGATCCAAATCAGCAGGGAAGATCTTCACATAACCACCACCACAGTCAATCTTTTGCTCATGCTTGACCGAAAACTGAAAGACCACAGACTTGCCCTCGTTGCTGAAAGGCTCAAAACGGGCAGAGGCAGCATAGAAACGAGCATCCTGGCTTGTCTGGAGACCTGAAATAGgaagtacaaaataaatatttagcaAGACAAACCAAGTTCTCTTTAATGAACCACAATACAAACGAGACATCGAGGCACTTAGACTAGATACAATTTCATCAGACATAGGAACTGTCCATAAACTGCTGAGGTTACACTGTGCAGGCAGCAGAGTTTGTTGTTTAAATTGGTAACTATTAAAGCTGCAAAAATCAGGAGGCAACAATTGAGATTTTACttattctcttttctttcccaaaagATTAATTGCTCATTTCCacctttaaaatatgaattcCATATCAAGAAAATTTTTGAGTGCCTTGTTATTTTTTGGGTCATACTGAATATAGCTGTTATTTATAAACAGAACACGTGATTCATGTTTTGTGATGAGTGGAATAAGAACTCAAAAACATTTACCTTTGTCTTTCTCAGCATCTCCGTAAAAGCTGCCAGCCGTCAGTTTCCATTCCCCATAGTCAGACTTGTGTTTGGAGTTCACCCAGCGACTTCTCCAGTCATCTGAACAGAAAACGACAAGCAAGTTTGAAGATTAACACCTGGGGAACCTTCTCTTGCAAAAACATCGGTACTTCCCGAAAATAATTACGCAACTGTCATTGGCGGTACACTTTGAAATGTAACTGTCAAATCGGTTAAATtcgtttggtttgtttgtttaacgAGGAACTTAGGCCAAAATTAGTAACTTAAGTGGTATGGTATTACGTTTGCTAGCTTTGGGGCCTTGCTAAAGTTAGCCAGCTATCAACCCAGTTAAAGTTAGTAAACTGAGAAGGGTGATATTTTTCACTTAATCGCTgtttgaaaatgctttttttcgTGAAGATAAAAGGCTTTCAAGAAAAACTCACGACGATAACTCTTACAAGATGATGGGGAACAGTGAAGCTAACATGCAATGAAATAAACTCCTACACAACTAGCCAGTTACATAAATGTCCACACCAAACTTACCACCGTCCAGAAACTCCTCCCGAAAGTAAACCTTTGCATGTGCGCAGTATACTGCTAATATCACTGCAATTACACCTAAGACTTGCATTTTGCCCGTCTCTGCCCTACTTCGTACTGCTGGTACTGTCCTAGCTGACTAGTGAATACCTAGcaaagaaggaagagaagggaATATTTTAGAGTCGCTCCAGCGAACAGATGTCTGCCTGCCATTGGACAGCACGATGGTATGCCTGGACCAATCGCAGTGGACCACGAAACATATGTCGTCTCTGGTTTCTGACCCAAGATCAGTTGTTAGTttaagcttcttcttcttcttcttcttcttttgatttgattggcGGTTGGCAACCAGCTTTCAGGTGCATTACCGCTAATTACCGGACTGGAGTGTACAGCGTAAGAATGGcaggaaaataattaaaaaaaaaaaaaaaaatcaaccctGTGTTTTTGAGATACGTGATCCCATGAATAAACATTCTCCCTGATGTTTCTCTAAGAAGGTTCCTAACATTGTGTGTTAGCTTATCCTTCTTTAATGCTGCTCTTAGAGCCTGTCTTTCCTCCTCATATTCCCTTCTTTGTAACAGCAGTTACTGAACCGATTCTGAATGCGCACAGCGTGCACATCTACCAGTTGGATATTTGCCTATTTTGTGTAGTGTCTGATAGAGTCCGGTATGTCCTATCCTGAGACGAGTAACCACTGCTTCTTTCTTTTCGGTTCCTGCCCATCCTCCTTCCCAAACCCACATGATTCTGGATGCTATAAAAATGTCTTCCTGTGTCATTCATGTTCCAatatttttgccatattttttgcatttgactCTTTATGATTGTTTTACCTTCTGCTTTACTTAACgggattttaatgttgtttggCCAGTATGTCAGCGTCCTCGTTTCCTTCTATTCCTACATGGGCAGGAACCCAAACAAAGCAAACCCTAAAACCCTTATTATGCATAATGTATATTAAATGgtgaatttcaaataaaatagcGTGTCTACATGATTTCACAGATTTAATGCGTGTGGGTGCTGCCCAACTATCAGATgctttttttgtggttttccTCTAACCATTTCAATGCTATCAGAACAGCAACAAGTTCAGCTGCATATACTGATAAATGATATGTGGTTATTTCCTTTATTGCTACCTTGCACTGTGGaatgaaaactgcagctcctgtgcgTCCAGTCTCAGGTTCTTTTGACCCATCCGTGTATACCAATCATTTATCACCATAGTGCTGTTCAATGTAATTTTGTGCTATACTCCCAGCACTTGCCTGTTTGGATTTCCTCTTTAATTGTTGCTGCATGTTTAAATCGACTAATGGTGTCACAAATAACCGTGGAGGAATGGCTGACTGTTggactgtactgtatgttagtTAAACCTACGTTTTCGGCTTTAATATTTCCTACCCAACCAAAACTTCTGAAAAGTTTCATTGTGCTCCCAACTGTTAATATAATCATTTACTAATGTGTCGTTATATCAACAATCCGGTAGACGGCACCAAATTtcaaacatggaaaacaaaatggccacaAGCGACACCTGAGTCATTACAGAAAGTTCTGTTTATTTGATTATGACTCGAATACCTACGTGTTTGCAAACATGGCAGTAAGCTTAGTAATGTAAGAGTTAAATGCAAATTCAAAGCAATTAATTGGTTTGCgattgaaataaatatatggaAAGCATAATTGAATCTATCACAACACATCAAAAGTGAAGGAAAGGCCATAAGCATATTATCAAAGTTAACcagtaacattttaaattgtatttcaCTACAACGGCTGTGGCCCGTGGTTCGTCAACGGTTGAAGTTGGGCAGTTGTGCTAACAACGGCTGGATTTGGACGGAAACTTCATTGTAAGCGGTTAGAAAAACAATACCGACGAGTCCTTTTTTGACTCCTgacacagcacaaacagaaaatgtggcCACTGGGCGGCTATAATTTCATCGGGTGACCGAGTTTTGGTAAGGGCAGAAAAATATGTTACACTAATGTTAAACTGTCTGTCTCCGTACGTTTGCCAACGGTAACAGTAAGGTAGTTCAGTTATCACAATGTCAATGTTAGCAGTAACCACTGAGTTAACCTActaaacagaaatgtttttaacatttttttttcttttccctcttacTTTTTTATCATTTAGCCAACTTCAAAATGTAAGTATGTATGTGGAGTATGTTAGCAACACTGCTATGCCTCTACAATTGTACATTAGCCTAAAGTTAGTTGGTTCAACAGCCAAGTAAGTAACGTTAACAACCTTTCAGTATGGTAGTGTGAATTTTTGGGGTGTGGCGCATCATATGCTCCAcaaatatgaatgaatttaCCATTAACATAAACCCTTTTAATTAACTTGCTATCAGTTCCAGTTGATGGAAAACGGCCCTGTTTTACTGAGAAGATAACCATACTCCTTTATCAGCTTACTGACATTGTCATCTACAGTATTCTGGACATGATGCAAGCTCCTGAATGTATTAGGTCTACAAAACCATAGGGAAAAAAACCATAGGCTTCAGCTCAAgtgtttaattatattttttgatttcATCTAGAGAGAATACCCTGGACGGAGTTGGGTGGTGATTTTGCTTTATCATGGATTCACACAATACAAAGGCAAACAAGCATGGATGTCAGGTACATTGATCCAGCACCTTGTAGGCTTACgaaatacaagcaaacaattaGATGTAACTTATTTTGTGTGGTCCGGTTTTTGTTACTTGAGCAAATACAGTAACTACTATTTATAACCCTTGTCTTCCTCAGGTCAAATACAAGCAGGCACGAGAAGAGCGAAAAAAGCTCATCACCCCTGCACACAACTACATCATTGACATCCTGGCTGACAGGCTGTTCTTGGAGCCAACAGCAGTAGAGGAATTTATTTTAGATTCATCTGTGAGTTTTGACTGTCTATGTACAGAATATCCCATCAGAGATGTAATTAATTACCCCAGTGTTTTTGGACCGTTGACTCTTAATTGTGGCCACAGTCCGGTCTCAAAAATATAGGGGAGACAGGACTTAACATTCACTTTAAGAGAATCTTTTTGCGTTTGGGGAAAATATGCACCCTCTTCCTTTAACCCCTTGATGAAATCTCTGAGCATCATTACACAGTTCCACTTCTGCTTCGAACAGTCCCACTAGACTGTGGGGTGTATGATAATGTTAAAAGCAGTAACATCTCAACCAATACACATCAACATGTGATATTGGTGTTTATTTCTATCTGCCACTATAGTATGATTGGAAGATACAGAAGTATGACATTTTCCAGCCTTTCAGGGCGCTTTGATGTGGGTAAAACTTTACATTCTGTATTTCTGGTGTTGATTCATGACAAAATACAATAGTGTTCATTCttgattatcatttttataaatgtttctgtttaagATGACAGGAACCTTTTTTTGGTTGAATGTCTTTAATGCCCATGTTAacatataaatgcataaatCCCTATGttaacatataaacacataaaaagaaagttgactgtttttcttttttacttgcTCAATAGTTGGCTACTTTTGATAATTTCTTCGCTGAAGGAGGTTGTAAAACCATTTCTTTTGTGTATCAAGAGGCTGAAGTTCCAGGAATAGGTAAGTATAAATGTAGAGAGACTACAATTTTGGAGTGTTGCAAATTAGCCGCTATGCCGTATTTTCGTTTTTCATTAGACTGTCATAATGCTAGTATTAGAAACTGGATAAGACTGGTTAGCAATATTGATTTTCTTCCCGACCATAGAAAGATGTCAGATGTCTGTAGGGGAGGGATTATTCCTAGGAGGGTCCCTCttcactgtatgtgtttgagttTATGTTCACTTTATTTTAGATGGGTCATTTGTATAATTTTGGGATAAATCTTTACCAAGTCTACTAAACTTAATGGATCGTATTTGCCCCCATACTGGTGAATGTTTAAACTTTAGTACACAGAGTAGATATCAGCAGTGAATAGTTTTACATGTCCATTCTATTTCCTCTTGTCATCAAAATTCATTTGGATTTCATTTCAGAGTGTGGCCGCTCATATCCTGGGACTACCAAAGGGGGAAAAGTACACAGACTGTTTTTAGCAAATTTGTCTCAGACATGCCTTACAGGTGTTTGCTGCTCTTTCACACGGAATACAGTGGACAGTCCTGTGAATTCAGAAAACATACATGTGGTAAGACAGTCATTTATGTGTAAAgtggtgtgtttctgtaattgtaaatattttattcctttgTGTGATAGCCTTATTTTCTGATTGAATGATTGTACCTTAAGAGCcacataaaatcatttttgaatgtgcagtttattttatgtgctaaaaaaaaagtttcGGTTTGACTGTAAAAGATACTGATTTGTCATTTGCACTGTACATCAGTAAGCGTCTGTAGTACTGATTATTACGAAAAACACCATATGTACCTCAACCTTTTTAGAGAAGTATCTATCATAATCATATGCTAAAAGTACTAATATGTAACAATAAAAACGAAACATCTTTGACTTCATCTTAATAATAGAACAAGTATCTGATGTTTTTACTGTGGATAGGGATCTGGATGAAAATATAGAAAtttgcaaatgatttttttaatcttggGAATATTGGGTCTTTATAAAAGgataaattatgaaaatgttcAAGTTAGCCGTAGGCATGACAACTGAGTTACGGTCACTTAAATGCACCATTTTTCTGGAGTGCTCCAACTGGGAAAATACAGTCAAATTATGTATTCATGAGTAGTCTGAAGTTTTTTTAATACCATTTAAcaaaacagctggtttcacatttattattttattaccaCACCTTCAACTAGTCGGATGAAACTACCATGGATTCTTTGTCTTCATTTGGGAAAAGGTGGAAGAGTCTCACTGGTGGTGACCATGTTACTAGCACTAGGCTAGGTTTTAGCTTATTTGGTTCTGGATTTTGTTAAATGATTTGTCTTGATGCTTTGCAGGAGATAATGTTTTCAATGATTGATGCGAGAGATGGCCTCCTGAAAGGAATGAGGAATGCCTACAACTTCCTGCTACCAGCTCttgatgcaaaacaaaactgggGTGTCTTAAATAAGACTAGACGCGGagcaaaacttaaaaagaaCTTCAAGTACACCATAAAGCGCTGTCTTAGCACCTTAGATGgcaagtcatttttttcttgaagtTGTCAGACTTTCAAGTTTTGATGTTTAGaaataattataacaataatGTGTCTCAtcagttttgtttgtcaaaTCATACTTGATTGCTTCAAAATTGTAATTTGTTTCGTGACCAAATAGTGGTCTTTCCCTCACTTTGATAATCATgtactttgtctttttgtttgtacCTCAGACCTCCAGATGAACATCGAGAACATTGTTCATCTGAAAACAGTCACAGATATTGACTTATCTAAATTGGCCACCCTTGATAATATGAAAGTTGCGGCTGCCAACTTTGACACGGTGCAGCAACTTGAAGAAATTCTGATGCAATGGTACAAGCAAATCAAGGAGGTTGGTAACATAGTTGgtaaaatatttcatgtttgttaTCACACCTCTCCCAGGCACAGTGAACAGCTTCTTCAGACTGATTGGGCTTGAGGAACATGGGTAGAAAGAACACTGGCCATGATGAAAGGGATTTTGGCTGTGTGAAAAATAGGAAGATAACAAGAAATCCCAATAGAAAGTGAAGTGAGAAGGAAAAGATCTTATTGTATTTTGGCTAAAGCTTAATTAAGATGTCATTTAGATAGAATCTGCATGTTTAGGATCCATGCAGCTGGTCCAAAATGTACATGGAAACTGCAGATAAGCATGTTACTTCTACACAACATCTTACATCTTACCTTTAAATGAACCTTGCTGTAGAGTTATTGATTGAATAGTTCCCCTGTAAGAGGAAATTGTAACCTTTATCTGTATCCCTAATCATCAGGTCCTGGTAGAAACTAGTCAGTTGAGGAAACTAGATGATTCTGCAGGGCCACTGTGTGAGCTTCAGTACTGGCAAAGAATGTCTTTGAGGTTCAACTCCATCATCAGTCATATCAAAGGCCCAGAGTGTAAGGCAGTGGTAATGGTGCTCCATATCAGCCATTCCAAGGTTATGAAGGTACTGACACTTGAGTGTCCAACTTCAACAAAGTAATACATAAGAAAGTTATTATACAGCATTTTTACCAGATTTTTGGTGGATCTGACAAAGGGTTGATTTGTACTCAGATGTTATATGACCAACTGATTCTGTGTAAAATATAACAAGACAAATGTCTGAAAATTATGATagaatgtgtgtgaaaacagtCACCACCAGGTGGTTGAAAAGTGCTTGTAGAAattgataataattaattttgaattgtagaaatatataatataaaattaatCCATGGGATTATTGATCTTTGATAACCTTTAAAGACATTGTTAAGATAAAGTTAAGATATCACACAATTGTTCCAACCTTAATGTCCAAATGTattatgtttttggtttcttttagCCTTTTTGAGTATTCTGCAATCTGAAATAATCACTTTGAGCTCTGTTACAGTAACTTGTGAAGGGCATTTTATGGACTAAAGGATTTAATTTAGAAAAAGTGCATATTAgtcaataaaatctgaaaacttGCTTTGGTCTTCAAAAGACCTTAAGCCCTCTAGAATGAACTGAAATAGGTCATTTTAAACTGTGTACCTCTGCAGATGTGGCAGAACATGGATTCCAGTTTAACAGATCGTGCAAATGAGGCAAAAGACAATGTAAAGTTCCTGTGCACACTGGAGAAAGTCTGTCAACCTCTTTACAACAGTGACCCGGTATGTATAGtcaataatatgatgttatgAATGCCTAGTCATATCTAAGGAAAGATATTTGTCAgtattgaatgaaaatgaaaaaaaaacgtctacTGCAGAATTTTTATACATACAGTAAGATGTAGGAGCATATTCAGGtatatgtgtgtaaaaataGCAGTATTTATAAAAAGAAGTTTAGGAAATGGATCTCCCATCTAATTTTAGAAAATGTGCGTGTCATTTTGTAGTGCTGTTTACATTCTACTGTAAGGGTTAGTTGCATCCAACATGTATGGTCACTAACCAACAACTGCCATTATACATCAATAGTGACAACAGCGTTCCCTTTATAGTGAATAGTGGACAATTTCAGAGGCAGCCCAATTGTACAACAGGTGTAAGTTAAACCTCAGATGTAGTGATCTCTAATCAGGTTTTAATTAATGACATAGCCACTATATTTAGACTAAAGATAGCTGTGctttaaatgcacaaacacagcttaAACTGAGTTTAAGAAACGATTTGATTTGTTCCACACAGGCTTAAACCTGTCTTAAACTGCACAAAGTTAGTGACAGAAACTGCCccattaaacttttaaaattaatatattaacaaacaaaccaattaattaattgattaatcaattaacaacACTGATATTCCATTAGTAGGATAGGAAGTGCTAGTGCGCCTTCCACACATTATTATGGGTCATTTACTAGATTTacttgtaattttaaaaaacttgTTTTATGTGATGGAACTTTTACCTCTAAGGCAAAATGTGTTCCATTGTTTGAAGTATTTGCCCATTATACAGTTAATGGATAGGACTATTGTAAATAATATTGACATACATGTATTTGTGATTGCAGGTCACCATGATGGGAAGCGTGCAGAACGTTATCAGTGCCATTCAAATGATATGCAGTGTTTCAGTGTACTACAGTACAGGAGAAAATGTATCTGCACTGTTCGGCACAGTAAGTGTATTTTATTCAAGTCTCAGAAAAATGGAAGTTGCTTTagaaaatgtggttttcatgcaaacacacaatctaagatttacattttttttaattaaaacttttGTAATTGTGTTCCTGAAAAACTTTACAGGTCACAAGTCAGATGGTTACAGCATGCAGGTCATACATTACTGACAATGGCACATGTCAAATATGGGACCAAGATGCTGAAGTCATCATCAAGAAAATACAGGTAATGGTGACACCTATGCATATGGATAAACATCTGTGGTATCATTACTGGGGATTGAATATAACACATGATCGCAGcatgtcattgttttcattcattttttgtctttggcaGGACTGTATCTGCTTGTATGAGAAGTATCAGTCTTGCTtccagaaaacaaagaaacaaacatcgGACAAACCTGGAAAGGTGTCATTGGATGATTCAGAGACAATGATTTTTTGGAAGTTTGACAATTTCTGCAAGCAACTTGAAAAGGTGAAGTCCACAAAGCCATTTTTGATTTGAattccacttttattttaaggtCTTGCCTAATAACAATAAGCATCATCTTTTGTAGatcacaaaaataatcacagtgtTCAAGACATTTGAATCTCTTGGGAAATCAAACATTGAGGGCATTGAGATTCTGGCCAGACAATTCCACACTGTGTCCATGAATTTGAAACGGAAGCAGTCTGATATGTTGGCTCCAAGGACAGCTGAATTCCAAACCGATTTTGCTGACTTTATGGTTCAAGTTAGCCACATTGAGGTATGTAAAATTTCCTGCTGTTTAAAATCTGCAACATGTTGTATAGGTAGCATACATTATATCCTTTTCTCTTATATAAGTATTGTTTCTGACATTGGTGATTGTTTTACCATTTTGTCTATCCTTCTCTATAGAACCGGCTGCAGGCATTTATGAGGTCATGCTTCTCAACCATCACCTCATCTCAGCATGCGCTTTGCTTTGTACAGCGGTCAGTATGATATTGCatagtagtatagtataaaGATCCTACTGTAATGATTTAAATTGTGGACACGTTGGCATGATAAGCAGAAAATTCAAACACAGCTCTCATAAATTACtttatttgtagttttcagAGGCTGAACATTCCCTGTCTAGACACAGAAACATCCAGCATCTTGGGTCTTATTCTTCAGCATTATGCCTCGGAAGTAGAGTTTGTGAAAAAGGTATCACATTTTCGTGGCCTTACATCTTTGAGTACAATACcaaaaataaagtataaattcATTGTCAAATTTATTGTTAAATATgggctttgatgtttttgattaaaaaaacagatttacttattttattattttcaattttctttgcAGCTCtatgtaaaacagagagaggaccCCCCATTAGCTAGAAACATGCCTCCCGTGACTGGAAGGATTAGCTGGGTCAGGCACCTCTACAGAAAAATAGAGGAACCCATGTCATACCTAAAAGTAAGTCTACATTTCTCCCAccaaacaatttaaaatacttcattatcatagtgttttattttaatgttgaatACATCTCTTGTCCTTAATAGAAACATTCTGACATCCTGTGCAGCCCCGAGGGACAAGATGTAGTCAAAATGTTCAACCAAACTGCATCTGCATTTGTAGAGTTTGAGTGTGTTCATCATAGAGCATGGATGGGTGAAGTGTCAAAATTAGACTATGGTTGGTTCTTTGGTTTTAACTGAATATGTTCTACCCTAGATGGCATATTATATCCCTTGTTAGGATGCAGCATAGGATTCtgttaatattcatttaaaatcatttcccttttcttcttcttttctacaGTCTTGAATATCACACTGCTGGTTCGACACCCAAAGACTGGAAAATTTGTCGTCAACTTTGATCCTGAAGTAACTGAGGTCATTCGGGAGGCTAAGTGTTTGCTGAAGATGGGTTTGGAGATTCCAAAGCAGGCTCTGTGTCTGGTCAAGTTGGAAAGCAGAATAAACACTAATCAACTCCGACTACAGGTAAACCACACTgtaacatacatacatgcattttttttatagatGCATCACCTCAATATAAATGATTTCTATgcttatttccttttttatagaCCATTTTGACAGAGTATGAGTCCACTTGTGAGAACATACCTGCAGATTTCGCCAGCTTGATggcttcaaaaataaaaaatgtaagcaGTTTGTAACTACAGTACAATAATAAGTAGAACATTTCACTAAATCATAAAGTACTGAAAAGTAACAATTTTCATGTTCtcataaatgtaaacacacatagtTCAACTCATGATATTTGCTGCAAGTCCGTGTATTCAAACACTTTGAAGTCTGTATTTGTTGCTTAGCTGCTTAGCAAGGAAAAGCACTTCACAGCGTGAATAGGTGTTGAACCAGCattgacacatttttttatatttatctcTTTTGTGTCTTAAAGAGCTTATATTTCTTAATCTATCCATGCTTTCAGAGTTGCTCATTTTTGACTGTTATGTTTCTGATAAATTGCAAGGTGGAATCTGTGCTTCGCCATGGGTCAGTGCAGCTCACTTGGTCATCATTCCTCCTGGACAAGTTCTTCCAAAATGTTGACACTGCTTTGTTTGAGCTTAAACATCTTGTAAAGACGGTATGTTAGTGAATAAAAGCAGTCAAAAGTCAAGTATGCACATTAGTATGAAAACAATAATGGTAAAATATTTTGAAAGTGATACCAAAAATAATGAATCCCTGTAAAAGATTACAAaaattaatttgtgtgtttaatacCATGTTGTTTAGAAGGATTATTAATAACCTTTGGTGAATGGTTGTGgatctgaaatgtaaaaatttcaTTACACTAACATTGCACTCACCAGTCAGCAATCCTTTGTCACAGTTTTACTCATTGTATTCTTAAAATGCTATTGCTCAAGACTCATGTTACTACAGactatatttcttttttcaggtGCAGGATATCTCTAAGATACACATTGATGATGTCCTTAAGGACATCTCAGAGACTGAGCTGATTGAGCTCCCAGAAGATCATGCGTCTTCAGTACATGACCTGATTGACTATAATGAGGTATGGACTGTGATAAccgttttatttttaatttgttaatgttttttttgttttgtttttttgttttgttttttacaattattgttttattaaagatgAAGATTTATGAAGATGGAGTgtacattttccattttaatttctttgaatTGAAATAGTGAATCATGCCTGGTCATCTACTTGTAGTATGTATCTCTTTTTAGAATCGATGTATGGAGTTGGGAAAGACCTTGGACCACAAATGTAGTCGTGTTAAAGAAGCAGTGAAGGAGCTGGGTAATGTGTTTAGTGCCATTTATGAATCAAAAGGCACCAAGAAGAC encodes:
- the calr3b gene encoding calreticulin 3b, with product MQVLGVIAVILAVYCAHAKVYFREEFLDGDDWRSRWVNSKHKSDYGEWKLTAGSFYGDAEKDKGLQTSQDARFYAASARFEPFSNEGKSVVFQFSVKHEQKIDCGGGYVKIFPADLDQAEMHGESSYYIMFGPDICGYSTKKVHVIFNYKGKNHLIKKEIKCKDDELSHLYTLILNPDQTYEVKIDNEKVESGSLEEDWDFLPPKKIKDPEAKKPEDWDDRAKIDDADDTRPEDWDKPENIPDPDAKKPEDWDEDMDGEWEPPMIPNPEYKGEWKPKQIDNPNYKGAWVHPEIDNPEYSADSNIYKFDSIGVLGLDLWQVKSGTIFDNFLITDDVKEAEDIANETWGVTKEPERKMKQEQDDLKRKEEEEKNKEQDTEGGDEEEEEEEEEEEEEEEETKDDLEEALSEMDDEEAKHKDEL